The nucleotide window acccattttacagatgaggaaacaggctgggAAAAgttgtgatttgcccaaggttataTACATCAAGTGAAGGTCAGAAGCTGGGATTCCAAGCCAGATCCTGACTATAGTCCAGTGCCTTTTCTATTGGATGAGTGGCTTGGAGAACTTACGCCTTTGCCTTGTAGCTTCTTTTCTGGTCCCATTTCTTACTTGAATTCCAACATAGGGCTCTGCCAACTAAAAATATTGCTTTCTGGGGTATCTGAGTCAGTGGTTGGTTAAAGTCCTCCCCGATGTCTGCATAGTGGAAGGATCGGGTCCTTGGGTTCATGGGTGGGCCTTAAGGACCTCTTGAGATTCTGTGGTAAAAGTTTGGGTGGGCTGTCTCCTGGGGGAAGGGTGCATTGCTTTCATCATTTTCTCAGACACCAGAAAAGGTGAAGAACCATTGCTGATAAGGTGTTCCTCCCCCCCTGTATCTTCCCCTGTAGGGGAGGGGTTGGGAATGCTACTAGGAATGCTCTTCTTCCAATTCCTTTCTCACCTGGAGCtccgcccctcccttccccacccctcctggGTTCCTGAGCTTCCTGGCACTTCTACAATCCCTGAAAGGGGCCTTGCCAAGTTTCCTTGGCCCAGAGCTCCACTGGGAGGTTGAGTTGGGTATGTTTGTGTCTCTGGTACATCAGAGGCTCCTTCTCCAGTTTGGTGCTAGGCCCTGGTGGAGGTTAGCAGAAGGGGTGGGGAAGCTGGATTTTTATTTGCTTAGAGGAGAACCTCTCCCTGCAAGTTCCTGGAGCCAGAGCAATAAGCAATACCTGGAACACATTCCATTTGCTGACTCTGAGCTTAGGCAATGTAGACCCAGGGAGCTGGCCTGTAGGTGGTCTTGGCTCTGGCTCTCAGATGGGACAAGTCTGCCTGTCCTGGGGCctgatactctttttttttttggctgcaccatgaagcttgtgggatctcagttccctgaccagggatggaacccaggcctcagcagtgagagcaccaagttccaaccactggaccgccagggaactaaTTCCTGGACTGGTACCCTTAAATGTTACTTAAATCTTTTCTTGAATAGGTAGTACATGGTTCCAGATTCAAAAGGGACAAAAAGATATATAATAGAAAGCCAGTCATTCTCCCATCCCTGTCCCCAGCCCTCAGTTCTCCCAACGCTGATGCATCACTGCTATTGGTTTCTTTGAGTATCCTCCCAGAAACGGGATGACATATCTTGGGGTCTTCTGTATTTGAAATGAGCTCTGGGATTGGAGGCCCCTATTCTCCATTGGGTTGGAGGTGTCTGCAGGTGGGGCTTGGGTTCTGCCTTCCCTGGGGGTAGGAGAAGCACATGGTAGTGCTATAGGTGTACGTGTGAAGatcaagaaaaatctttaaactcTTGACAAAACCAAGCTGCCCAGGACTGTATTAGAGGAAATGGATTCTTCTGGGTCAGTGGGTCTCAGAATGTGGaatctggaccagcagcatcacatcacctgggaacttggtaGAACTGTAAATCCTCAGTTTGGGGCTACCTGCTGAATCTGATACTCTGGGGGCAGGGTCCAGCAGTCTGTTTTAACTCATCCTTCAGGTGACTCTGCTGCTCAGGTAAAGTATGAGAACCACTATTTTGTGTAGAAGGGATTGGCAGGGCAATCACCCTCACAAAAGCTGGGCAAGTGGAGGTTTCTGGGTTTCTACTTGTAGTCTCTCAGCTTAAACTCTTCATCTTCTAGGACCCCTCCTACCCATGGAGCAGGTGTCCACCATGGCCGAGCCCCGGGGCCCTGTAGACCATGGAGTCCAGATTCGCTTCATCACAGAGCCAGTGTGTGATGCAGAGATGGGCACCCTACGTCGTGGTGGACGACGCCCAGCTAAGGATGCAAGAGCCAATACCTATGGGGTTGCCGTGCGTGTGCAGGGCATCGCTGGGCAACCCTTTGTGGTGCTCAACAGTGGGGAGAAAGGTGGCGACTCCTTTGGAGTCCAGATCAAGGGGGCCAACAACCGAGGGGCCCCAGGAGCTCTGAGCTCCGACTCGGAACTTCCCGAGAGCCCCTACTCTCAGGCCAAGGAGTTTCCTGACCGCTCGCAGGGAAGCACATCTGATGAGGAGCCCGGGGCCCACTGGAATGGAAGGCTACTGCGCTCCCAGTCCCAGGCCTCACTGGCAGGCCCTGCCCCTATGGGTCCAAGCAACAGGAGCACCAGCCTGCTGGAGCTAGCCCACCAAGGAGCTTACCTGGACAGCACCATTGACACTGCCCCCCTGTCTTCGGTGGACTCCCTCATCAACAAGTTTGACAGTCACCATGGGGGCCAGGCCCGGGGCCGGACTGGCCGCCGCACGCGGATGCTGCCCCCTGAACAGCGCAAGCGGAGCCAGAGCCTGGACAGCCGGCTCCCACGGGACACCATTGAGGAACGGGAGCGCTGGTCCCCCAACCGCTGGACCCCTAGCACAAAGCATGACCAGCACACGGGCAGCATGAAACAGTCAGCCCAGAGCTGTCTTGGTGGCTTTAGCCGTTCCCGTCAGACCCAGGACTGGGTCCTTCAGAGTTTTGAGGAGCCACGGGGGAGAGCACAGGACCCTCCCATGCTACAGGTCAGACCTCACCCCTCTGTGGCTTCCAAGCCCTGGCCCCTTCTCATCAGCCCTGACCTACTTGGGTCTCCATGTTGGTTCAAATGACCTATGGCAGAAAGTCTACTTTTTGTCCTCCCCTTTATCCATCTACTTAATAGATGGTATTCACATGTACAAGACACTTCCATGGGCAAAATGCTGAAGGAAGTGGAAGTAACTGTGAAATCACCATTCACAAGCATGGAGAGTTACTTGTCATTGCCCGACCATTAACTGTGCCTCAGTCACCAGCGTTTGCTAGGTCTGCAGCAAATGTGAGGCAGGCTTGGAAGATATGAGTGGCTCCCTGGTGCTCTTGCCAAAACTCCCCGCTTTGTCTCCCACTCAGGAATGCGAGCGCGTGGGGGAGTGACTTTACTCTGAGACAAAGTTAAGCCCATTCTAAAAGTAAATCATTCACAAATTCTAGTACATTAACTGCCATTAGTGACAAATAACCTGTGACACAGCTCACAACTGGTCGAGATCTGTGTGTCGAGCAAAATCTGGTTTGCAGCGATAGTGAGAGGTGTACCCTGCTTGGACCCCTTCCTGGCCTGTTGCTCCGGCCTCAGAGGTGTTGCCTCTTTACCCCACTTCAGGCTTGTTCGTCGTGCTTGAAGGGCCTCGTCTCCCAACTGCCACGTCTCTTCCATCTGAACCCCACACACGCTTCTGGCGTAACCTTTGTAGTCTTCCTATTGCTCTGGGTTTACTTTTTTTATAGTTCAAATCAACTCCAGACCTTCTCCGAGACCAGCAGGAGGCAGTCCCACCAGGCAGTGTGGACCACGTGAAGGCCACCATCTACGGCATCCTGAGAGACGGGTGAGTGGGGACCCTCCCAATAGCAGAGTCACACAcctcccttcttttccttctagcTTTGTTCCCCATCTTCCTTGCTCTTAGCCTTTCCTTCCCTCATCTCTGCTACCCCTTTCCTCCCCTAACCTTTGCATCTGTCCTTTTATCCTCCAGAAGCTCAGAAAGTGAAAcctctgtgaggaggaaggtCAGTTTGTTGCTGGAGCAGATGCAGCCTCTGGTGGTGAGTGGCCTTCTCAcggtggggcagggggcagggttaGGGCCTTGTGGGCCTTGGGATCTGGATGTGGACTCGCTTCCTTCCCCCCGTGTCTCTGGCAGATGGTTTCTTCTGGTTCCACTAAGGCAGGGCAGGGTGAACTCACCCAAAAAGTGGAGGAGCTACAGAAAAAGCTGGATGAAGAAGTGAAGGTGAGGAGAGATTAGAGGTGCAGGAGGGATGAAGGGCCACAGGGGGAAAGAACCTTGGCCTGAGCTGGCCCTTCCAAACAATGGAATGAGCACTTGTGTGTCCTGTGAGACAAGAGCATGTGCTAGTCCCAGGAAGGACTTCTGGGGTTCTCTGGAGCTTAGAGAGGAGGAGCACATTCATCAGGGGTCTAACTACTTCTAATTCCATTTCCTTTGGAATTTCctgtcctagctctgccactcgCTGTGGCTGTATAAATCTTGAGTAAATTATTTACCTCAGTTCTTGGCATCATCATAGTAATGATGGCAGTAAtagtagctgtcatttattgagtTTAATTTTTGTAGTAGGTACTATCCCGAGTAATATGTAATAATTACAATGACCCTGTAAAATAGGCATCCTTGACCCTTGTATGATGAGAAAGTTGAAGATCAGAAAGGTTAATTGCTCAAGGTGGTAAGTTGTAGAGGAGGAGTGTTAAAATTCAGGTGAGTCTTATGCTCAAGCCTACGTACTCCTCTTTTTTTATACTGCTTCCACCTGTCACAGTATTGCCTTGTATATAGgtggtgctcagtaagtgttagaTTGTAACTCCCCTTGTTTCCTGAAAAGCGGTGTCGTGTACTGGTTGAGCGGTGGGCTGTGGAGTCAAACTGAATTCAAATCCTGGTACTCTTACTTGTTGGCTATGTaactgaccttgggcaaattcttTAAATGTTCTAAGCCTTTGTTTCCTTAACTGTAATGTGAGGATAATAATTGTGCTGTGTTAGTTatctcttgctgtgtaacaaattacctcaaaacaAACATCACCCAGTATCTGAGTGCCCAGGATCTGGGAGCCACTTAACTGGGTAGTTGGGGCTCAGGGTCTGTGATGAGCTTCCAGTCAAGGTACTGGCTGGGGCTGTAGTCATTAGAAGACTTGACAGGTGTTGGAGGATTTACTTCTAAAACGGCTTACTCAGTGGTTGTTAGTTGgaggtctcagttccttgctATGTGGACCTCTTCATAgtgctgcttgagtgtcctcacagtATGGTAGCTACCGTCCCCCGGAGGGAGTGATCCAAGAGAGAAGGTAAGGAGGAGGCCGCAATGCCTTTTTCTGACCTAGTCTCAGAAGCTACACATCACTTCCCCCTTTTTCTATTTGTTAGAAGAGACAGCCTATACTCAAAGGGAGCCTATATTAAGTCCAGCCTATActcaaggagagaggcttcacCTTTTGAAAGAAATGTCAAAtaatttgtggacatattttaaaccATTACAAGTACCGAggcttgttatgaggattaaatgcagATAATATACATAAGGTCCCTAGTACAGTGCCTGTCATATAGTGAGTGTCAATAGATGTTAGGTATTCCCATTATTCCTGGTCCTTCTGAGAGGCTTTCCCTACTCTCCACCTGTTTCactctcttttccctttccagAAACGGCAGAAGCTAGAGCCATTCCGGGTTGGGCTGGAGCGGCAGCTAGAGGAGAAGGCAGAAGAGTGCAGCCGACTGCAGGAGCTGCTGGAGAGGAGGAGTGGGGAAGCCCAGCAGAGCACCAAGGAGTGAGTGCAGCTGATGGTGCTTGCAGGGCTGCATGAGGGCCTCAGCCAGAGTTAGAGGCtcccccagggctgggggagacAGGGAAATCTCCAGAAGCTGAAAGGGGCCAACAGAGAAGGTTAAAGATAGGACCTTTCTCTTTACCTTCTCTATCAGTAATGCTGACAGCACATGAGTTAGGCTCCCTAGATTTGCCTCTGTGCATCAggttcttaatctgtaaaatgggattttttttaaaaaatgtgatggaactgaacatttctttttttatttttcaatttatttttattttttggctgtgttgggtcttcatttctctgcaagggctttctctagttgcggcgagcgggggccactcttcatcgcggtgcgcgggcctctcactgtcgcggcctctcttgttgcggagcacaggctccagacgcacaggcccagtagttgtggctcacgggtccagttgttccgcagcatgtgggatcttcgcagaccagggctcgaacccgtgtcccctgcattggcaggcggattctcaaccactgtgccaattcacagggaagccctgtaaaatgggattaacgatggtacctacctcacaggattgttgtgaggatttaatcaTTCACGTAGCAGAAGTTTTTGCAATGAGTACTGTGTAGTAGGCACTGATCTAGATTCCTGGGGTTCATCAGTGAACCATAAAGATGAAGCATAGCTTCTAGGAAGGGGGCACAGACAGTAAACAATTAACATATTGTATAAGTAAACGTATTACATATGAGAAGGTGGTAAGTAGAATAGGTTAAAGCAGATCAGGAGGGCTGGGTTGCAATATTAAACAAAGTAGTCAGGGGAAGCCTTGTTAAGATTtgaacaaagacttgaaggaggtttATAGGAACTAATATAAGTAAAGTGTTTAGAAAACGGCCTTACACGTAGTGCTCAATACTGTTGTCTATAATTAATATTAGGCTCCAGAACATGAagctcctcctggaccagggtgaAATGGTACGGCATGGGCTGGAGACACAGGTGATGGAGCTGCAGGACAAGCTGAAACAGGCCCAGGGTCCTGAGCCTGCTAAAGAGGTGCTAATGAAGGTAGGGAGCAGGATTGGGGTACCTTAGCCTCTGCTTCCTTTCAGCTAGAGCATCCTCAAGTCTGCTCATCTGCAGTTTCCCTAAAGTATGGGGAGTAGGTAGCTGATTACAGGTATCCCTTAGGGTGCTTTCACGCTGACTCAATGACGGCGTGGCACTAGAGCCCAGAATGGTAGATTTCCTTTATCCTAACAGGGCATCTTAGAGGGCAGAGAGCACCTGGTACCATGCCTAACAgataggaggtgctcaataaatatttttgattgaCTTCCACCTTCACTTTGCCCAGGACCTGGTAGAGACCCGGGAGCTTCTGGAAGAGGTCTTAGAGGGGAAGCAGCGGGTAGAGGAGCAGCTGAGGCTGCGGGAGCGGGAGCTGACAGCACTGAAGGGCGCCCTGAAGGAGGAGGTGGCCTCCCGTGACCAGGAGGTAGAGCATGTGCGGCAGCAGTACCAGCGGGACGCAGAGCAGCTTCGCCGGAGCATGCAGGATGCAACCCAGGCACGTGACAAGAGCAGGGCTGGGAAAAGAGAGCACCCCCAGGGAAGGGGGCTGCCTCGAGGTCTTGGTATTTGGGGAATTTTTCATGGTCATAACCGGAACTCCCCCTAAAAGACACATGTGAGATGTAATGAAAACCTTGCTCAGGAAACCTAAGCAGAGGGAAGGAGTGCAGGCCAGAAGTCCTGTGAGGATGTGTGACCAAAGTCCCATGGGGAAATAACTGGGGGAGGCTTCCTGTAGATGACAGAGGGGCAGACTGTGTCTTGGGAAGAGAGCCTTCTGCTAGCATTGCACCAGGTACCCTGGGTGTCAGGGTGTGCAGTGGGCATGGTGCCTCTGGACCTGAGCCTCCCCTTCTACACACTCACACTTTGGTTTGGAGTGAGCTCTTCCCTCCGAGCCTCCTGGTCCCTGACTCTCCCCTTCCCTAGGATTACGCAGCATTGGAGGCTGAGAGGCAGAAGATGTTAGTCCTGGTGCGGGAGCTGCAGAGGGAGCTGGAGGAGACCTCGGAGGAGACAGGGCATTGGCAGAGCATGTTTCAGAAGAACAAGGAGGAACTTAGAGCCACCAAGCAAGAGTAAGGACATTGCCCCCCAGGATGCTTATACATGATTCTTATATTCCCCCTCTTTTCTGCCAGTGCTGTGCTCCTTCCTTTCCCATTTCTCAAACTGCCCTTCTCCATCCCCACCTTCCGCCCTCCTGAGGGTGGGTGCCCAGTGTCCTGCCTCCAGGGAGGTGGTTGTCATTGTCATTGTCCTGCTCACCTCTCCCAGGCAGGCGGCCTCACCCTGTTCCCTTTCCCTTTTGTTTCACCTTTCTGGGCTCAGACTCCTGCAGCTGCGGATGGAGAAGGAGGAGATGGAAGAGGAACTTGGGGAGAAGATAGAGGTCTTGCAGAGGGAATTAGGGCAGGCCCGGGCTGATGCTGGAGATACTCGCCAGGTGGAGGAGCTCAAGAAGGTACTTGGGAGTTGGGGGGCAATAGGGCAGGTTGGGGTGATGGGCATCTGCCTCACCTATCCACGAAGGCCTCCACACTTGTGTGGCTGTCTCCCGTGTGCTTGGTTTTCAGGCTTCATCCTGCCTGTTCAGCCTTATCTCTTCCCAGCACACACTCTAGCAGGACTGGTCTCCTCACTCAGTATAGAAGTTTCTAATGGAACGGGCTCTCGGCGGCCAGGTTGGGTTATAGCCAGAGGCTGCTGGCTGCCTCCCAAGAGACCTCATGGGTAGCAGCATTGAGGTGGATTTGTGAAACTCCAGGGTCATTTTTGCAAGCTTGGAAACCTCTAATTTGGTCAGGATAGCAAAAGTTGCTCTGTCTCTCAGAGGGGACTCATTAACTACACTTATGAAACAAACATTTACAGTTAGAATGCCAGTTTATTAACTTACAATGAGTAGTGTTGTCACATGGACTGGAACACTTGCAGTGGCATGGCCAGCTGACCTATATGGGAAGCCAAATTGTAATTTGAAGGCTGCTTAGAGAGTATAGAATCTAGACACAGGTAGCTAAATGTTTTATCATGTATGgatattttatgaataataagGTCATAAAATTGAAGTGAACACAAATAATTTCTTCATATTCCTGGTATCAGTTTATGAAGGACAAGAAAGCAATGAATTATTTCAGATgatttgaaaattagaaaatattttcattaattataGGGAACTGGCATTTGTGGCCTCCTGAGAATCCTTCTGGgtttatattctttcatttgcTATGCTGTatatgtagtaggtgctcagttaacaAGTATTAATTAATCAATTCTTGTTTATCATGCTTTTACTATAAAACTACCTAATTGTAATCAaggtaatcatatttttaaatgagcaaagaaaTATAGCTCTGAATGATGATTTTCCAGATAAATAAAAGCCTGAGCTTATGCAAAATATTTGGTggagaaaaagataataaatgttaaCCAAACATACTTTGGTGGTTGTGAAATCAAAAGTACTCCTAATTTTTACTATACTGTTTTTAAGTTAACAAATATCAAGGATAGTCTGAGGTCTGTTAAATATATTGGCTGATATAGTGAACTTGGACATTCCTCTGGACAATCTCAGTTGACTTATTATGCTGGGTAAAGCTAAAAAGCAAAAAAGTAATAACTAgtgtttcatttatatattaagctaattttattaagtatttagtAAATCAATAAGATATATATTAGGAAAATAGACTAACCCAGTCCACTGTAGACCATACACtgtgctatttttcttttttttctttatttaaaaaattttgaaaatttatttatttttggccgcatcgcACCTCATGTGGGATcctacttccccgaccagggatcgaaccctcacccactgtggtggaagcatggagtcccaactgctggaccaccagggaagtcccctctttttctttgtaattagtaTGTTAGTGTCTTACACTGAAGACTCACGATATACATATAACCTTTCAGCCTAATTATACTTTCTGAATTTCAGAAGTAGCTAATAGATAAAGAATTAGAATGAGAAatcatattttgattttttaaaaaagaaatcagagcagCACCAATATTTATTGTGTCACATATTTTGgttttcagcatttaaaaaaaatagccaatCCTGTTTTATGCATACCCTCATCTGTTCTCactccatgtaattttttttaatggagatttAGTTCACATACCATagaattcacccttttaaagtatacaatttagtGGGGTTTTGTAtactcacagagttgtacaaccaacaccaccaccactatctacctatagaacattttcatcaccccaaaaaagaACCCCGCATCCATTAGCGGTCACCCTCCCCActcctggcagccactaatctttctctctctatggatttgcctattctggacatttcatataatggGACTCCTATAATATGGGGcctttcatgtctggcttctttcacctagcataatgtttttcaaggtttatccatgttgtagcaagtatcagtgcttcattactttttatggctgaataatattccactacatggatataccacattttttatctgttcatcaattgatggacatttgggtcctTTCTGTATTTAGCTGtaatgaataatgttgctatgagcaTTCACTTACAAGTTTTTTGTGAACATATGTTTAtacagttctcttgggtatatgcctaggagtggaattgctgggtcatatggtaactttatggTTAACTTTCTGAGAcattgccaaattgttttccaaagtgggcataccatttcacattctcaccagcagtgtacgagagtttcagtttctccactttCTGTTATCCCAGGCTGGCTCTCTCTGCCCTGTCACCATTTCCCTTCCCTTCTAGGAGCTGCACCAGACACAGGAGGAACTTAAGGAGCTGCAGGCAGAGAAGCAGAGCCAGGAGGTGACTAGGCGACACCGGGAGCGGGAGTTGGAGAAGCAGCTGAGGGTAGAGGCTGAACGAGGCCGGGGGCTGGAACTGCAGAACCTCCAGCTACAAAAGACCCTCCAGCAACTGAGACAAGACTGTGAAGAGGCTTCCAAGGCAAGGGGAGTGGGCACAGGGCTTAGGAGGTGGAGGCTGAGGGGTCTGGAGGGCTGAGGAGCCAGAGGGCGTGGAAAATTACCTATCATGGGTATGTATAGACCAAATACCTTGGTCCTAGGTGTGTGGTTAAAAGTAGCCAGGATGTGGCAGGGGGGGAG belongs to Pseudorca crassidens isolate mPseCra1 chromosome 2, mPseCra1.hap1, whole genome shotgun sequence and includes:
- the CGN gene encoding cingulin isoform X2; the encoded protein is MEQVSTMAEPRGPVDHGVQIRFITEPVCDAEMGTLRRGGRRPAKDARANTYGVAVRVQGIAGQPFVVLNSGEKGGDSFGVQIKGANNRGAPGALSSDSELPESPYSQAKEFPDRSQGSTSDEEPGAHWNGRLLRSQSQASLAGPAPMGPSNRSTSLLELAHQGAYLDSTIDTAPLSSVDSLINKFDSHHGGQARGRTGRRTRMLPPEQRKRSQSLDSRLPRDTIEERERWSPNRWTPSTKHDQHTGSMKQSAQSCLGGFSRSRQTQDWVLQSFEEPRGRAQDPPMLQFKSTPDLLRDQQEAVPPGSVDHVKATIYGILRDGSSESETSVRRKVSLLLEQMQPLVKRQKLEPFRVGLERQLEEKAEECSRLQELLERRSGEAQQSTKELQNMKLLLDQGEMVRHGLETQVMELQDKLKQAQGPEPAKEVLMKDLVETRELLEEVLEGKQRVEEQLRLRERELTALKGALKEEVASRDQEVEHVRQQYQRDAEQLRRSMQDATQDYAALEAERQKMLVLVRELQRELEETSEETGHWQSMFQKNKEELRATKQELLQLRMEKEEMEEELGEKIEVLQRELGQARADAGDTRQVEELKKELHQTQEELKELQAEKQSQEVTRRHRERELEKQLRVEAERGRGLELQNLQLQKTLQQLRQDCEEASKAQMAAEAEVAVLGQRRTAVETTLRETQEENDDFRRRILGLEQQLKEARGLAEGGEVAEARLRDKVQRLEAEKQRLEEALNTAQEEEGSLIAAKRALEARLEEAQRGLARLGQEQQALNRALEEEGKQREALRRSKTELEEQKRLLDRTVDRLNKELEQIGNDSKQALQQLQAQLEDYKEKARREVADAQRQAKEWASEAEKTAGGLSRLQDETQRLRQGLQASQAERDSARLDKELLVQRLQGLEQEAENKKRSQDDRSRQLKGLEEKVSRLEVELDEERSTVELLTERMNRGRDQVDQLRTELMQERAARQDLECDKISLERQNKDLKSRLASSEGFQKPSASLSQLESQNRELQERLQAEEREKTVLQSTNRKLERRVKELSIQIDDERQHVNDQKDQLSLRVKALKRQVDEAEEEIERLDGLRKKAQRELEEQHEVNEQLQARIKVLEKDSWRKASRSAAESTLQHEGLSSDEEFDSVYDPSSIASLLTESNLQTSSC
- the CGN gene encoding cingulin isoform X1 is translated as MEQVSTMAEPRGPVDHGVQIRFITEPVCDAEMGTLRRGGRRPAKDARANTYGVAVRVQGIAGQPFVVLNSGEKGGDSFGVQIKGANNRGAPGALSSDSELPESPYSQAKEFPDRSQGSTSDEEPGAHWNGRLLRSQSQASLAGPAPMGPSNRSTSLLELAHQGAYLDSTIDTAPLSSVDSLINKFDSHHGGQARGRTGRRTRMLPPEQRKRSQSLDSRLPRDTIEERERWSPNRWTPSTKHDQHTGSMKQSAQSCLGGFSRSRQTQDWVLQSFEEPRGRAQDPPMLQFKSTPDLLRDQQEAVPPGSVDHVKATIYGILRDGSSESETSVRRKVSLLLEQMQPLVMVSSGSTKAGQGELTQKVEELQKKLDEEVKKRQKLEPFRVGLERQLEEKAEECSRLQELLERRSGEAQQSTKELQNMKLLLDQGEMVRHGLETQVMELQDKLKQAQGPEPAKEVLMKDLVETRELLEEVLEGKQRVEEQLRLRERELTALKGALKEEVASRDQEVEHVRQQYQRDAEQLRRSMQDATQDYAALEAERQKMLVLVRELQRELEETSEETGHWQSMFQKNKEELRATKQELLQLRMEKEEMEEELGEKIEVLQRELGQARADAGDTRQVEELKKELHQTQEELKELQAEKQSQEVTRRHRERELEKQLRVEAERGRGLELQNLQLQKTLQQLRQDCEEASKAQMAAEAEVAVLGQRRTAVETTLRETQEENDDFRRRILGLEQQLKEARGLAEGGEVAEARLRDKVQRLEAEKQRLEEALNTAQEEEGSLIAAKRALEARLEEAQRGLARLGQEQQALNRALEEEGKQREALRRSKTELEEQKRLLDRTVDRLNKELEQIGNDSKQALQQLQAQLEDYKEKARREVADAQRQAKEWASEAEKTAGGLSRLQDETQRLRQGLQASQAERDSARLDKELLVQRLQGLEQEAENKKRSQDDRSRQLKGLEEKVSRLEVELDEERSTVELLTERMNRGRDQVDQLRTELMQERAARQDLECDKISLERQNKDLKSRLASSEGFQKPSASLSQLESQNRELQERLQAEEREKTVLQSTNRKLERRVKELSIQIDDERQHVNDQKDQLSLRVKALKRQVDEAEEEIERLDGLRKKAQRELEEQHEVNEQLQARIKVLEKDSWRKASRSAAESTLQHEGLSSDEEFDSVYDPSSIASLLTESNLQTSSC